One window from the genome of Castellaniella sp. MT123 encodes:
- a CDS encoding TRAP transporter substrate-binding protein, with product MKIRMTLLVGLLAASLSGSAWATITAKFAVTLPEKSHQGQGVAKFIELVKAKSHGDIVIKPYYSGALGDDVKVTSALQGGTIEFTVPQTTTLTGMVKAYEILDFPFLFKNDAQAEKVLDGPVGQRLMDTLPAHGLIGLAYWENGFFNATNSKHPIQRVEDFDGLKFRSIQAKITQETIKALGANPVPLAVPELYTALETHTIDGQGTPNAVIAALKLFEVQKYLSITRHSYGAFIPLASKAFWDKLTPEQQKIIKDSAIEARVYQRQVARAQSESAKKMMISHGVQVNEVSDAEHERMKERVQPVWKMFTPSVGQDLFDQVQAELK from the coding sequence ATGAAAATTCGTATGACGCTGCTGGTGGGACTGCTGGCCGCCAGCCTGTCCGGTTCGGCCTGGGCGACAATCACGGCCAAATTCGCCGTCACCCTGCCCGAGAAATCCCACCAGGGCCAGGGCGTGGCCAAGTTCATCGAACTCGTCAAGGCCAAGAGCCATGGCGATATCGTCATCAAGCCCTATTACAGCGGCGCCCTGGGCGACGACGTGAAGGTCACGTCCGCCCTGCAGGGGGGCACGATCGAATTCACCGTGCCTCAGACCACGACCCTGACGGGCATGGTCAAGGCCTACGAGATCCTGGATTTCCCCTTCCTGTTCAAGAACGACGCCCAGGCGGAAAAGGTCCTGGACGGGCCGGTGGGCCAGCGGCTGATGGATACCCTGCCCGCGCATGGCCTGATTGGTCTGGCCTATTGGGAAAACGGTTTCTTCAATGCCACCAACAGCAAACACCCCATTCAGCGGGTCGAGGACTTCGACGGTCTGAAGTTCCGTTCGATCCAGGCAAAGATCACCCAGGAAACGATCAAGGCGCTGGGGGCCAATCCGGTGCCGCTGGCCGTGCCGGAACTGTATACCGCGCTGGAAACCCACACCATCGACGGCCAGGGCACCCCCAACGCGGTGATCGCCGCACTCAAGCTCTTCGAGGTGCAGAAATATCTGTCCATCACTCGTCACAGCTATGGGGCGTTCATCCCCCTGGCATCCAAGGCGTTCTGGGACAAGCTGACCCCGGAGCAGCAGAAGATCATCAAGGATTCCGCCATCGAGGCGCGCGTCTATCAACGTCAGGTCGCCCGGGCGCAGTCGGAATCCGCGAAAAAGATGATGATCAGCCATGGCGTGCAGGTCAACGAGGTCAGCGACGCGGAGCATGAACGCATGAAGGAACGCGTGCAGCCGGTCTGGAAGATGTTCACCCCCAGCGTCGGCCAGGATCTGTTCGATCAGGTGCAGGCTGAATTGAAGTAG
- a CDS encoding D-serine ammonia-lyase, whose translation MSTVSDLALSRLPDGLSARRPLLWLNPAYEPEAGPGLEPDPVVAKARYARCAGLLARVFPELSDLGGRLVSPLVSIDRLRDTLHSSGTSGFWFLKRDDSLPVAGSVKARGGFHEILALVEQIATEHGLLQADTDRSVLAEPAARALFGRYTISVGSTGNLGLAIGLIGAGLGFRAVVHMSADAKKWKKQRLRDHGIEVVEHVGDYAAAVAAGRSIAQADPYGYFVDDEKSLPLFLGYAAAARELQAQLQIAGRPVDADHPLFVYLPCGVGGAPGGILHGLKRLWGADVHGFFAEPVASPCMLTQLAVGCETPVSVYDVGLDNRTEADGLAVAQASPLVAPLMARVLSGAFTVDDDTLFRDARRLEDVEGIYVEPSAAAGLRGPGWVLDSPQGREYLRRHGLDRVLSQATHVIWSTGGSLVPESVRAEFRARG comes from the coding sequence ATGAGTACCGTATCCGATTTGGCTCTTTCCCGTCTGCCCGATGGCCTGTCAGCACGGCGGCCTTTGCTCTGGCTGAATCCGGCCTACGAGCCGGAGGCCGGCCCGGGGCTGGAGCCCGATCCGGTGGTGGCGAAAGCCCGCTATGCCCGCTGCGCGGGCCTGTTGGCGCGAGTATTCCCCGAACTCTCCGATCTGGGGGGGCGTTTGGTGTCGCCCCTGGTGTCGATCGATCGTCTACGGGACACCCTGCATTCGTCCGGAACGTCGGGGTTCTGGTTTTTGAAGCGGGATGACAGTTTGCCGGTGGCGGGTTCGGTCAAGGCGCGGGGCGGCTTTCATGAAATCCTGGCGCTTGTCGAGCAGATCGCCACAGAGCACGGGTTGTTGCAGGCCGATACGGATCGGTCCGTACTGGCGGAACCCGCTGCGCGGGCGCTGTTTGGCCGCTACACCATTTCGGTGGGCAGTACCGGCAACCTGGGGCTGGCGATCGGCCTGATCGGGGCCGGTCTGGGGTTTCGGGCCGTCGTGCATATGTCGGCCGATGCCAAGAAATGGAAGAAGCAGCGTCTGCGTGATCACGGCATCGAAGTCGTCGAGCATGTCGGGGATTATGCGGCGGCCGTGGCCGCGGGGCGCTCCATTGCTCAGGCGGATCCTTATGGCTACTTCGTCGATGATGAAAAATCGCTGCCCCTGTTCCTGGGCTATGCGGCGGCGGCACGCGAATTGCAGGCGCAGCTACAGATCGCCGGCCGCCCGGTGGATGCCGACCATCCCCTGTTCGTGTACCTGCCTTGTGGGGTCGGCGGCGCGCCGGGTGGCATCCTGCATGGCCTGAAGCGGCTGTGGGGCGCTGACGTTCACGGATTTTTCGCCGAACCTGTGGCGTCTCCCTGCATGTTGACGCAGCTGGCGGTGGGTTGCGAGACGCCGGTGTCGGTCTATGACGTGGGGCTGGACAACCGGACCGAGGCCGATGGCCTGGCGGTGGCGCAGGCTTCGCCGCTGGTGGCGCCCCTGATGGCGCGCGTGCTGTCGGGCGCCTTTACGGTGGATGATGACACCTTGTTCCGGGATGCGCGGCGCCTGGAAGACGTCGAAGGGATCTATGTGGAACCGTCGGCGGCCGCGGGGTTGCGGGGACCCGGCTGGGTGCTGGATTCGCCGCAGGGGCGCGAGTATTTGCGGCGGCATGGGCTGGATCGGGTGCTGAGTCAGGCAACGCACGTGATCTGGAGCACGGGCGGATCGCTGGTTCCGGAATCGGTCCGCGCGGAATTCCGGGCGCGGGGTTGA
- the nirK gene encoding copper-containing nitrite reductase, whose protein sequence is MKKIAEFDAGRRAWLRNGAVAATVGVAAAELLPTVAQARGTDGVSKHGGGTYAGAGIPVDKLEHIRPKLLKPPFVMEHEQATKAAPRVVEFTMTVQEKQVVIDEEHGTVLQGMTFNGSMPGPTLVVHEGDYVQLTLINPATNTLEHNIDFHASTGAMGGGDLTHIKPGQQTVLRFKATRTGTFIYHCAPPKMVPWHVVSGMSGVVMVLPRDGLKDAHGRPLRYDRVYTVGEFDLYIPKDKDGNYKKYETPLESFGDTTEVMRGLIPTHVVFNGKVGALTGANAMQAKVGETVLIIHSSANRDTRPHLIGGHGDYVWQTGKFVNPPERNLETWFVRGGSAGAALYTFRQPGTYAYLNHNLIEAFELGAAAQFKVEGTWNDDLMKQIQAPGPITA, encoded by the coding sequence ATGAAAAAGATCGCAGAATTCGATGCCGGAAGACGCGCTTGGCTTCGAAACGGCGCCGTGGCTGCCACCGTGGGTGTCGCCGCTGCCGAACTGCTGCCGACAGTTGCTCAGGCGCGGGGTACGGACGGCGTATCGAAGCATGGGGGCGGCACCTATGCCGGCGCAGGGATTCCGGTCGACAAGCTCGAACATATCCGCCCCAAGCTGCTCAAGCCGCCTTTCGTGATGGAACATGAACAAGCCACGAAGGCGGCCCCGCGTGTCGTCGAGTTCACGATGACCGTCCAGGAAAAGCAGGTCGTCATCGACGAAGAACACGGCACTGTGCTGCAGGGGATGACCTTCAACGGTTCCATGCCGGGGCCGACCCTCGTGGTGCATGAGGGCGATTATGTGCAGCTGACGCTGATCAACCCCGCGACCAATACGCTGGAACACAACATTGATTTTCACGCTTCGACCGGTGCCATGGGTGGGGGCGATCTGACGCATATTAAGCCGGGTCAGCAGACCGTGCTGCGCTTCAAGGCCACGCGGACCGGTACCTTTATTTACCATTGTGCGCCGCCGAAGATGGTGCCCTGGCATGTCGTGTCGGGCATGAGCGGCGTGGTGATGGTGCTGCCGCGCGATGGGCTGAAAGACGCGCATGGCCGGCCTCTGCGTTACGACCGGGTCTACACGGTGGGCGAGTTCGATCTGTATATCCCGAAGGACAAAGACGGGAATTACAAGAAATACGAGACGCCGCTGGAGAGCTTCGGCGATACGACCGAAGTCATGCGCGGCTTGATCCCGACTCATGTGGTCTTCAACGGCAAGGTCGGCGCGTTGACGGGCGCCAATGCCATGCAGGCAAAAGTCGGCGAGACGGTACTGATCATTCATTCGTCGGCCAATCGCGATACCCGTCCGCACCTGATTGGCGGCCATGGGGATTACGTGTGGCAAACGGGCAAATTCGTCAACCCGCCCGAGCGCAATCTGGAAACCTGGTTCGTGCGGGGTGGCTCGGCTGGTGCCGCGCTCTACACCTTCCGCCAACCGGGCACCTATGCCTATCTGAATCACAACCTGATTGAAGCTTTTGAACTGGGCGCGGCTGCCCAGTTCAAGGTCGAGGGCACCTGGAATGACGACCTGATGAAGCAGATCCAGGCCCCCGGTCCGATCACAGCGTGA
- the hmgA gene encoding homogentisate 1,2-dioxygenase, which translates to MSQNLSYQSGFGNHFSTEAVAGALPLHRNSPQQPPLGLYTEQLSGTAFTAPRESNRRSWLYRMQPAAVHQPFRRIADGRLVAAFGDVDTPPNQLRWDPLPIPSQPTDFVQGLFTMGGNGDPYQQTGCAIHLYVANRSMENRYFHSADGELLIVPQLGRLRFATELGILDVEPQEIIVIPRGVRFHVELLDPQARGYVCENFGAPFRLPDLGPIGSNGLANPRDFLTPTAAYEDKIGPCELIAKFMGHLWVADMDHSPLDVVAWHGNYVPYKYDLRHFNTIGSISYDHPDPSIFLVLQSQSDTPGVDTIDFGIFPPRILAMQDTFRPPWFHRNVASEFMGLVAGAYDAKADGFTPGGASLHNCMAGHGPDAATFEKACTADTSKPDYIRDTLAIMFETRCVIRPTHQALESPHLQAHYSQCWAGLGRRFTPPGAGQPAGG; encoded by the coding sequence ATGTCCCAGAACCTCTCCTATCAGTCCGGATTTGGCAACCATTTTTCCACCGAGGCGGTGGCGGGCGCTCTGCCGCTGCACCGAAACTCGCCACAACAGCCGCCGTTGGGTCTGTACACGGAACAGTTGTCGGGCACGGCATTCACGGCGCCCCGGGAATCCAATCGCCGGTCTTGGCTGTATCGCATGCAGCCCGCCGCCGTCCACCAACCCTTTCGGCGGATCGCCGACGGCCGTCTGGTTGCCGCGTTTGGCGACGTCGACACGCCGCCCAACCAGTTGCGCTGGGATCCGCTGCCCATTCCGTCGCAACCCACCGATTTCGTCCAGGGCCTGTTCACGATGGGCGGCAATGGCGACCCCTACCAGCAGACAGGATGCGCCATTCACCTGTATGTCGCCAACCGCTCGATGGAAAACCGCTATTTCCATAGCGCGGACGGCGAACTGCTGATCGTGCCGCAACTGGGGCGCCTGCGTTTCGCCACCGAACTCGGCATTCTCGACGTCGAGCCCCAGGAGATCATCGTCATCCCGCGCGGCGTGCGGTTTCATGTCGAACTGCTGGACCCGCAGGCCCGCGGCTATGTCTGCGAAAATTTCGGTGCCCCGTTCCGCCTGCCGGACCTGGGCCCGATCGGCTCGAACGGGCTGGCCAATCCGCGGGATTTCCTGACCCCGACCGCCGCCTATGAAGACAAAATCGGCCCCTGTGAACTGATCGCGAAATTCATGGGCCATCTGTGGGTGGCGGACATGGATCATTCACCCCTGGACGTCGTCGCCTGGCACGGCAACTATGTCCCCTATAAATACGATCTGCGCCACTTCAACACCATCGGGTCGATCAGCTACGACCACCCCGATCCGTCCATCTTCCTGGTGCTGCAATCACAGTCCGACACCCCGGGCGTGGATACGATCGACTTCGGCATCTTCCCGCCGCGCATTCTGGCGATGCAGGACACGTTCCGCCCACCCTGGTTTCACCGCAACGTCGCCAGCGAGTTCATGGGCCTCGTGGCCGGCGCCTACGATGCAAAAGCCGATGGTTTCACGCCGGGCGGCGCCAGCCTGCACAACTGCATGGCGGGCCACGGCCCCGATGCCGCCACGTTCGAGAAGGCCTGCACGGCGGACACTTCGAAGCCGGATTACATCCGCGACACCCTGGCGATCATGTTCGAAACCCGCTGCGTGATCCGCCCCACCCATCAGGCGCTGGAATCCCCGCACCTGCAGGCGCATTACTCGCAGTGCTGGGCGGGGCTGGGCAGGCGGTTCACACCGCCTGGCGCGGGTCAACCGGCGGGCGGCTGA
- a CDS encoding TRAP transporter small permease, which translates to MLERAALHITKGFEILIVISLAVMGVLVFGNVVLRYAFNSGIAISEELSRLLFVWLIFLGAVLASARRIHIGFDTLLRHVGPGLRRTLQVFNGVLILTGCAIFIVGGWEQTRINLGNVYPVMGISYAWLYGVALVFGVALIFPVCNNIRLALTGSGENLTEDLADRIEDLAERIEEDEAVRRTGCTDIPTDASDARRKVAPGGDRA; encoded by the coding sequence ATGCTTGAACGCGCCGCCCTCCACATCACCAAAGGGTTCGAGATTCTGATCGTCATCAGCCTGGCCGTCATGGGTGTGCTGGTCTTCGGCAATGTCGTCCTGCGCTATGCGTTCAATTCCGGCATCGCGATTTCCGAGGAACTGTCCCGGCTGCTGTTCGTCTGGCTGATCTTCCTCGGAGCCGTGCTGGCGTCCGCGCGCCGGATCCATATCGGGTTCGATACCTTGCTGCGTCATGTCGGACCTGGCCTGCGCCGCACGCTGCAGGTCTTCAACGGCGTGCTGATCCTGACGGGCTGCGCCATCTTCATCGTCGGCGGCTGGGAACAGACGCGGATCAATCTGGGCAACGTCTATCCGGTGATGGGCATCTCTTATGCCTGGCTGTACGGTGTGGCACTGGTCTTTGGCGTGGCGCTGATCTTTCCGGTGTGCAACAACATCCGCCTGGCCCTGACGGGTTCGGGCGAGAACCTGACCGAGGATCTGGCGGACCGCATCGAGGATCTGGCCGAGCGCATCGAGGAGGACGAAGCCGTGCGCCGGACAGGGTGCACGGATATTCCGACGGATGCCTCCGATGCCCGTCGCAAGGTGGCTCCGGGTGGGGATCGCGCATGA
- a CDS encoding LysR family transcriptional regulator, whose translation MDITLRQLRAFAALARTGGFTRAAESLHITQSALSGLIKELETQLGVRLVDRSTRRIRLSEIGQEFHAVTTQVLRDLDSAVENINNLKRLRRGIVRIAAPQLMASTLMPEVIAGFRQTYPDIRIRLMDCAVENAITQVLRGEADISIGPQREGLTELAADPLFDLPFLAVFPPGHPLEAKQRLTWADLVHYPLIALQGQFTERLALDLHDAASTQAIRPAHEVTFMSTALSMVSARLGITACLPYAQSLVELYGLRVRLLHEPEIRRQFFIYRRQHASLSPAAQAFVQYLHEHVGQRKWGIQPA comes from the coding sequence ATGGATATCACCTTGCGCCAACTTCGCGCCTTCGCCGCTCTGGCCCGCACCGGGGGATTCACACGGGCGGCCGAATCCCTGCACATCACGCAGTCGGCCCTCAGCGGCCTGATCAAGGAACTGGAGACGCAGCTGGGTGTGCGGCTGGTGGATCGCAGCACGCGTCGCATCCGCCTGTCGGAAATCGGCCAGGAATTCCACGCCGTCACCACTCAGGTGCTGCGCGACCTGGACAGCGCCGTGGAAAACATCAACAACCTGAAGCGCCTGCGCCGGGGGATCGTGCGGATCGCCGCGCCACAGCTGATGGCCAGCACCCTGATGCCCGAGGTCATTGCCGGTTTTCGCCAGACCTACCCCGATATCCGGATCCGCTTGATGGACTGCGCCGTGGAAAACGCCATCACTCAGGTGCTGCGCGGCGAAGCCGACATCAGCATCGGCCCTCAGCGCGAAGGCCTGACCGAGCTGGCAGCCGACCCGCTGTTCGACCTGCCCTTCCTGGCGGTCTTTCCGCCCGGTCACCCACTGGAAGCCAAACAGCGCCTGACTTGGGCGGATCTGGTGCATTACCCCCTGATTGCCCTGCAGGGCCAGTTCACCGAACGCCTGGCGCTGGATCTGCATGACGCCGCCTCGACCCAGGCCATCCGCCCAGCCCACGAAGTCACCTTCATGAGCACGGCGCTCAGCATGGTCAGCGCACGCCTGGGGATCACCGCTTGCCTGCCCTATGCGCAAAGTCTGGTGGAACTCTATGGCTTGCGGGTACGGCTATTGCACGAACCGGAAATCCGGCGTCAGTTCTTCATCTATCGCCGTCAGCATGCCAGCCTGTCGCCGGCCGCCCAGGCTTTCGTGCAATATCTGCACGAACACGTCGGGCAGCGGAAATGGGGAATCCAGCCAGCCTGA
- the torA gene encoding trimethylamine-N-oxide reductase TorA — MDKSFIVSDDAPAVQSDAVPNPSRRHFIEAAGVSVGALAVPKAAISAVAEKTVLTATHWGMVRAVVQGGRLLRVEPFEKDPHPTKMLTAFADRVHSANRVAFPAVRKGFLDRSTRGDTSRRGKDEFVRVSWDQALDLVTEELRRVKQEHGNGAFFPGSADWQSAGILHSASALTRRLLGLHGGFTDCSGDPSIAAAMVIVPHVLGDLEVYGQQTAWPTILEHAKNVVFWGCCPLKNNQIGTHPADHGAYGSLDALREKSAQHRINVISIDPRVTDTAQYTQARWIAPRPNTDTALMLALMYVLYTEKLHDAGFMSKYCYGFDRFLPYLTGESDGTPKTPEWAQSITGVAAADIRQLARTLASGRTMLITGYAIQRADHGEQPYWALIALAAMLGHIGLPGGGLGFSYHYDNGGSLTAKNPGIVGIPAGENPVQTVLPFERVTSMLLNPGKPFDFNGQSMVYPDVKMIYWAGGNPLTHLWNTAQVIDAWRRPETIVVADPFWTPTARFADIVLPATTTFERNDLEVCGAYSQRYIVAMHQAIDPVGEARNDYDIMRALAKRLGFEEKFTENKSEMDWLRGFYEQARRAAKAADKLDIPDFDSFWNGKGYVEFPVPADAKDHVVHSEFRQDPQQNPLGTPSGRIEIYSKQIAGFKYDDCPPHPTWLEPVEWLGSAKAKKHPLHIVSPHPQFRLHSQLDNTILRKAYEVHDREPVWLSVADAKQRGIAQGDVVRIFNDRGSVLAGAVVTDRIMQGVVMLQEGAWYDPDVPGDPHAMCNHGLINVLTLDKGTSRLAQGNIANTCLVEVERYGKPIPEVRAFTVPA; from the coding sequence ATGGATAAGTCCTTTATCGTTTCGGATGACGCGCCGGCAGTCCAGTCCGATGCCGTACCGAACCCGTCACGGCGTCATTTCATCGAGGCGGCGGGCGTTTCTGTCGGGGCCCTGGCGGTGCCCAAGGCGGCCATCAGCGCGGTGGCGGAAAAGACCGTGCTGACCGCGACCCACTGGGGGATGGTCCGCGCGGTCGTGCAAGGCGGCCGTCTTTTGCGTGTCGAGCCGTTTGAAAAGGACCCACATCCGACCAAGATGCTGACGGCCTTCGCGGACCGGGTTCACTCGGCGAACCGGGTCGCTTTTCCGGCGGTGCGCAAGGGTTTCCTGGATCGCTCCACGCGCGGCGATACCTCTCGCCGGGGAAAGGATGAGTTTGTTCGTGTCAGCTGGGATCAGGCTCTGGACCTGGTGACAGAGGAGCTGCGTCGCGTCAAGCAAGAGCATGGCAATGGGGCCTTTTTTCCCGGTTCGGCGGACTGGCAGTCGGCGGGTATCCTGCATAGCGCATCGGCGCTGACCCGGCGCCTCCTGGGCCTGCACGGCGGTTTCACGGATTGCTCGGGCGACCCCAGCATCGCCGCTGCCATGGTGATCGTGCCGCATGTGCTGGGCGACCTGGAGGTCTATGGCCAGCAGACGGCGTGGCCGACGATCCTCGAGCATGCCAAGAATGTCGTCTTCTGGGGTTGCTGCCCGCTGAAGAATAATCAGATCGGCACGCATCCGGCTGATCATGGGGCTTATGGTTCGTTGGATGCGTTGCGCGAGAAGTCGGCGCAGCATCGGATTAATGTCATCTCCATCGACCCCCGGGTGACCGATACGGCTCAGTACACCCAGGCTCGCTGGATCGCCCCGCGCCCCAATACCGACACGGCCTTGATGCTGGCCTTGATGTACGTGCTTTATACCGAAAAGCTGCATGACGCCGGTTTCATGTCCAAATATTGTTATGGGTTCGATCGGTTTCTGCCCTACCTGACCGGGGAGAGCGACGGGACCCCCAAGACGCCGGAATGGGCGCAGTCCATCACGGGCGTTGCGGCCGCCGACATCCGCCAACTGGCGCGCACGTTGGCCTCGGGCCGTACCATGCTCATCACGGGCTATGCCATCCAGCGGGCCGACCATGGCGAACAGCCCTATTGGGCACTCATCGCGCTGGCTGCCATGTTGGGCCATATCGGTTTGCCGGGTGGCGGTCTGGGTTTCAGCTATCACTACGACAACGGCGGCTCGCTGACAGCCAAGAACCCCGGCATTGTCGGTATCCCGGCTGGCGAGAATCCGGTTCAGACGGTTCTGCCGTTCGAGCGCGTGACCAGCATGCTGCTCAATCCGGGCAAACCGTTTGATTTCAACGGACAATCCATGGTCTACCCGGATGTCAAGATGATTTATTGGGCCGGCGGCAACCCCCTGACGCACCTATGGAATACCGCCCAGGTCATCGACGCGTGGCGGCGCCCCGAGACGATCGTGGTGGCGGACCCGTTTTGGACGCCGACTGCACGCTTCGCCGACATTGTGCTGCCTGCCACGACGACGTTCGAGCGCAATGACCTGGAAGTGTGTGGCGCCTATTCGCAGCGCTATATCGTCGCCATGCATCAGGCAATCGACCCGGTCGGGGAGGCCCGCAATGATTACGACATCATGCGTGCGTTGGCCAAGCGTCTGGGCTTCGAGGAAAAATTCACGGAAAACAAGTCTGAAATGGATTGGCTGCGCGGGTTCTACGAGCAGGCCCGGCGGGCCGCCAAAGCCGCGGATAAACTGGATATCCCGGATTTCGACAGTTTCTGGAATGGAAAAGGCTATGTGGAATTCCCCGTTCCAGCTGACGCCAAGGATCACGTCGTCCATTCGGAGTTTCGCCAGGATCCTCAGCAGAACCCCCTGGGTACGCCGTCCGGGCGCATCGAAATCTATTCGAAACAGATCGCGGGGTTCAAGTACGATGATTGCCCGCCGCACCCGACCTGGCTGGAACCCGTCGAGTGGCTCGGCAGCGCGAAGGCCAAAAAGCATCCCTTGCATATCGTCTCGCCGCATCCGCAGTTTCGTCTGCATTCTCAACTGGACAACACAATACTGCGCAAGGCTTACGAAGTTCATGACCGGGAACCGGTCTGGCTTAGCGTGGCCGATGCCAAACAGCGCGGTATTGCTCAGGGGGATGTCGTACGGATCTTCAATGATCGCGGCAGCGTACTGGCAGGTGCTGTCGTGACGGACCGCATCATGCAGGGCGTCGTCATGCTGCAGGAGGGGGCTTGGTACGACCCTGACGTGCCGGGCGATCCGCATGCCATGTGCAATCACGGATTGATCAATGTGTTGACCCTGGACAAGGGGACTTCGCGGCTGGCGCAGGGCAACATTGCCAACACCTGTCTGGTCGAGGTCGAACGTTATGGCAAGCCGATTCCCGAGGTTCGTGCTTTTACGGTCCCCGCCTGA
- a CDS encoding c-type cytochrome: protein MLKTPFIVALSLIAIPALSSANEPSSLQTGEKLYKSACIACHGTGAAGAPRFGNKQEWAPYLSQGLDQMVDVAMHGKGAMPARGGTKADDATLRAAVEYMASRAK, encoded by the coding sequence ATGTTGAAAACCCCCTTCATTGTCGCCTTGTCCCTTATCGCAATCCCCGCGTTGTCCAGTGCCAATGAGCCCAGCTCGCTGCAAACGGGCGAAAAGCTCTACAAGTCGGCCTGCATCGCCTGCCACGGAACGGGCGCGGCCGGCGCGCCGCGCTTTGGCAACAAACAGGAATGGGCGCCGTATCTGTCACAGGGCCTGGACCAGATGGTCGATGTGGCGATGCATGGCAAAGGGGCCATGCCGGCGCGCGGCGGTACCAAGGCCGACGATGCCACACTGCGCGCAGCCGTGGAATACATGGCCAGCCGCGCAAAGTAA
- a CDS encoding TRAP transporter large permease subunit, with amino-acid sequence MTASVFLVTLLGLITLGLPIAFALMFAGVALMLLTGQFDAQTVVQNAVSGADNFVLMAVPFFILAGEFMNAGGLSRRIVDMAGAFVGHLRGGLGYVAIFAGILLASLSGSAVADTAALAAILVPMMRQAGYDPARACGLMAAGGIIAPVIPPSIGFLIFGVVANVSITRLFLAGIVPGILMGAVLIVAWWIVARRQQVAVAPRVPWGQRLRLLGRGGWALMLPVIIIGGLRFGIFTPTESAVVAAAYALFVGLVVYRELDGHKIYECLLATARTTSVVLLLAALAMVASYMITITDISGQVGGWLQGLSDHPLALISAMMIVVFFAGMVLDFIPIVLIFTPVFLPIAQAADIDPVYFGVIFIMNCSIGMITPPVGVVLNVISSVGKVTMDEAVRGILPFLLALVVLLILLILFPALVTVPAQWWR; translated from the coding sequence ATGACCGCCTCCGTCTTTCTCGTCACCCTGTTGGGTCTCATCACGCTGGGACTGCCAATCGCCTTCGCCCTGATGTTCGCGGGTGTGGCCCTGATGCTGCTGACCGGGCAGTTCGACGCCCAGACGGTCGTGCAGAATGCCGTGTCGGGGGCGGACAATTTCGTCCTGATGGCTGTGCCCTTCTTCATTCTGGCGGGCGAGTTCATGAATGCCGGTGGGCTGTCCCGGCGCATCGTGGACATGGCCGGCGCTTTCGTCGGTCATCTTCGGGGCGGCCTGGGCTATGTGGCGATCTTCGCCGGCATTCTGCTCGCCAGCCTGTCGGGGTCGGCGGTGGCGGATACGGCCGCGCTGGCCGCGATCCTGGTACCCATGATGCGCCAGGCGGGCTACGATCCCGCCCGGGCCTGCGGCCTGATGGCGGCTGGCGGCATCATCGCGCCGGTGATCCCGCCGTCCATCGGTTTCCTGATCTTCGGCGTAGTGGCCAATGTGTCCATCACGCGGCTCTTCCTGGCCGGCATCGTGCCGGGCATCCTGATGGGGGCGGTGCTGATCGTCGCCTGGTGGATCGTGGCCCGGCGCCAGCAGGTGGCTGTGGCCCCGCGCGTGCCCTGGGGGCAGCGCCTGCGGCTGCTCGGCCGCGGCGGCTGGGCGCTGATGCTGCCGGTCATCATCATCGGCGGCCTGCGTTTCGGGATCTTCACGCCAACGGAATCGGCTGTGGTCGCCGCCGCCTACGCGCTTTTCGTCGGGCTGGTCGTCTACCGCGAACTGGACGGCCACAAGATCTACGAATGCCTGCTGGCGACGGCGCGCACGACCTCGGTCGTTCTGCTGCTGGCGGCGTTGGCCATGGTGGCGTCCTACATGATCACGATCACCGACATTTCCGGCCAGGTCGGCGGCTGGCTGCAGGGCCTGTCCGATCATCCGCTGGCCCTGATCTCGGCCATGATGATCGTGGTGTTCTTTGCCGGCATGGTGCTGGACTTCATTCCCATCGTGCTGATCTTCACACCGGTCTTTCTGCCCATCGCGCAGGCCGCGGACATCGACCCGGTGTATTTCGGCGTGATCTTCATCATGAATTGTTCCATCGGCATGATCACGCCGCCTGTCGGCGTGGTGCTGAACGTCATCAGCTCGGTGGGCAAAGTCACCATGGACGAGGCGGTGCGCGGCATCCTGCCTTTCCTGCTGGCGCTGGTCGTGCTGTTGATCCTGCTGATCCTGTTCCCGGCTCTGGTGACGGTGCCGGCCCAATGGTGGCGCTGA